A genomic segment from Bradyrhizobium sp. CB1015 encodes:
- a CDS encoding PH domain-containing protein: protein MARYIDEILQPGERVLYSTNAHWIFYFPAIVAWIVALALLILSRQATVDWLVLLCLGAAALAALAALYWSVKGWFHRFTTETDVTNLRVVHKTGFIKRRTFEMALDKVESVDVDQTILGRILNYGDVTIRGVGEGIETIKTIASPLAFRSSITTR from the coding sequence ATGGCGCGTTACATCGACGAGATCCTGCAGCCCGGCGAGCGGGTGCTGTATTCGACCAATGCGCACTGGATCTTCTATTTTCCGGCCATCGTGGCCTGGATCGTGGCGCTGGCCCTGCTCATCCTGTCGCGGCAGGCGACCGTCGACTGGCTCGTTCTGCTTTGTCTCGGCGCCGCAGCTCTCGCGGCGCTGGCGGCCCTGTATTGGAGCGTGAAGGGCTGGTTCCATCGCTTCACCACCGAGACCGACGTCACCAACCTCAGGGTCGTGCACAAGACCGGCTTCATCAAGCGCCGAACCTTCGAGATGGCGCTGGACAAGGTCGAGAGCGTCGACGTCGACCAGACCATTCTTGGACGTATTCTCAACTACGGCGACGTGACGATTCGCGGCGTCGGCGAGGGGATCGAGACGATCAAGACCATCGCCTCGCCGCTCGCCTTCCGTAGTTCGATCACCACGCGGTAG
- the ubiG gene encoding bifunctional 2-polyprenyl-6-hydroxyphenol methylase/3-demethylubiquinol 3-O-methyltransferase UbiG, with amino-acid sequence MSMQQNTSLIAQPGSTVDAAEIAKFSKLSAEWWDPKGKMAPLHRINPLRLGYIRDAACRKFERNVRSLNCLAGLRVLDIGCGAGLLCEPLSRLGAQVIGIDPSASNIAAAKLHADKSHLAIDYRCTTVEEIDPRERFDIVLAMEVVEHVTDVGMFLKRCAAMLKPNGLMVVSTLNRNWKSFALAIVGAEYVLRWLPRGTHEWNKFVTPDELTKYLLDSRLVITEQTGVVYSPFADKWSLSSDMDVNYMVVAEAMV; translated from the coding sequence ATGAGCATGCAGCAAAATACTTCCCTCATCGCCCAGCCGGGCTCGACCGTCGACGCCGCCGAGATCGCCAAATTCTCAAAACTCTCGGCGGAGTGGTGGGACCCGAAGGGCAAGATGGCGCCGCTGCACCGGATCAACCCGCTGCGGCTCGGCTATATCCGCGATGCCGCCTGCCGCAAGTTCGAGCGCAACGTGCGCAGCCTCAACTGCCTCGCCGGCCTGCGCGTGCTCGACATCGGCTGCGGGGCCGGCCTGCTCTGCGAGCCGCTGTCGCGCCTCGGAGCGCAGGTCATCGGCATCGATCCCTCCGCGAGCAACATCGCCGCGGCGAAGCTGCATGCCGACAAGAGCCATCTGGCGATCGACTATCGTTGCACCACGGTTGAGGAGATCGACCCGCGCGAGCGCTTCGACATCGTGCTGGCGATGGAAGTGGTCGAGCACGTCACCGACGTCGGCATGTTCCTGAAGCGCTGCGCCGCGATGCTGAAGCCGAATGGCCTGATGGTGGTCTCGACGCTGAACCGCAACTGGAAGAGTTTTGCGCTCGCCATCGTCGGCGCCGAATATGTCCTGCGCTGGCTGCCGCGCGGCACGCATGAGTGGAACAAGTTCGTCACGCCGGACGAACTGACGAAATACCTGCTCGACAGCCGTCTCGTCATCACCGAGCAGACCGGCGTCGTCTACTCGCCCTTCGCCGACAAATGGTCTCTGTCGTCCGACATGGACGTGAACTACATGGTGGTCGCGGAAGCGATGGTGTGA
- a CDS encoding EamA family transporter, with protein sequence MLTIASLWIPFTIIAALGQVARNAMQRSLTKPLGTWGATNIRFLFGFPFSLLFLGLVLLATGDRLSAPPTVFWPWLLLGALSQIVATGLMLLAMNDRSFVVTTAYLKTEAIQTAIFGFVFLGDHLTWLKVLAIVIATIGVVITALRPGGEKSFAELKPTITGLVAAAAFALSAVGFRGAIINVPNVSFVTAASITLVLGLFVQTLVLTIYLLWRAPKVLQAILDLWKPSMLAGFTGALASQFWFLAFALTAAANVRTLALVEVLFAQAVAYYSFKQPIAPREIGGIALIVIGVGVLVGV encoded by the coding sequence ATGCTCACCATCGCCAGCCTCTGGATTCCCTTCACCATCATCGCCGCGCTCGGACAGGTCGCGCGCAATGCGATGCAGCGGTCGTTGACCAAACCGCTGGGGACCTGGGGCGCGACCAACATCCGCTTTCTGTTCGGCTTTCCGTTCTCGCTGCTATTCTTGGGGCTGGTGCTGCTCGCGACCGGCGATCGTCTGAGCGCGCCGCCGACCGTGTTCTGGCCGTGGCTGCTGTTGGGCGCGCTCAGCCAGATCGTCGCCACCGGCCTGATGCTGCTCGCGATGAACGACCGTTCCTTTGTCGTGACGACGGCCTACCTGAAGACCGAGGCGATCCAGACCGCGATCTTCGGCTTCGTCTTCCTCGGCGATCACCTGACCTGGCTGAAGGTGCTGGCGATCGTGATTGCCACCATCGGCGTCGTCATCACCGCGCTCCGCCCCGGCGGCGAGAAGAGCTTTGCCGAGCTGAAGCCGACCATCACCGGCCTCGTTGCCGCGGCGGCCTTTGCGCTCTCCGCGGTCGGCTTTCGCGGCGCAATCATCAATGTGCCGAATGTCTCCTTCGTGACCGCGGCGTCAATCACGCTGGTGCTCGGCCTGTTCGTGCAGACGCTGGTGCTGACGATCTATCTGCTCTGGCGCGCTCCAAAGGTGCTGCAGGCGATCCTCGACCTGTGGAAGCCCTCGATGCTGGCGGGCTTCACGGGCGCCCTCGCCTCGCAATTCTGGTTCCTGGCGTTCGCGCTGACGGCCGCCGCCAATGTCCGAACGCTCGCTTTGGTCGAGGTGCTGTTCGCGCAGGCCGTCGCCTACTATTCGTTCAAGCAGCCGATCGCGCCGCGCGAGATTGGTGGCATTGCGCTGATCGTGATCGGCGTTGGGGTGCTGGTGGGAGTCTAG